From a single Solenopsis invicta isolate M01_SB chromosome 4, UNIL_Sinv_3.0, whole genome shotgun sequence genomic region:
- the LOC105201493 gene encoding protein draper isoform X2 — MGSAIWWLIAAAAAVISTGTTALEGPNICTRQDTYTVTVKVSEQKPYTVRENTWCFSFPPRCSKYKVVYRTVYKEQELTKQRPVEECCKGYTETTNGDRCIPVCSKDCRHGTCIAPDVCKCESGYGGPLCDFRCPLGKWGRDCEMDCKCQNGATCDPFDGKCMCTRGWTSVYCDQKCPANRYGQDCAEECRCRNGGSCHHISGECHCASGYTGPLCDDLCPVGKHGEECKSECRCQNGGSCNPMTGECYCTSGWTGSVCANRCPEHFWGKNCSQVCDCYNGAGCNHITGECECKPGFYGDKCLKICPEGTFGLNCKKNCTCENGATCNPTNGTCVCSPGWVGKTCSQRACQYGLYGPNCTKVCECENDNTELCHPWTGQCSCKMGWDGETCSRPCPFYTFGKGCQNRCNCKNNAQCSPIDGTCICAAGYRGKDCGELCPANTFGEDCAQKCACKNGATCSPENGRCNCTAGNMTCDHVTGEYVCRPGYLGLTCEHPCPPNRYGLNCANHCHCRNGGECHHVTGVCQCRPGWQGEYCQTPCAEGTYGVNCTQHCKCQNGGKCRSNDGHCRCPSGWTGTRCTEICPEGYYGDHCMEPCECKNDFFICHPAEGCICRHGYAGENCDEQLFSRNIQEKEDGGYGHIVGVVFATLIIVGVLLAAWMYHRRRVADLKSEIAQVQYTAEPVSPPERNQFDNPVYAYQGSSKFDDGTTTLLNNFQFRNNFHKNINTEKAKFGLGSCTDDEDDCKGAYGLQYDLKNRDADMGNPNLNVYHSIDENDGKKVEHVYDEIKQNNESEYDELNQPRPVSWNIKPHTSRTANGFLPKLSCDNPGPSKAIDKDPELGET, encoded by the exons ATGGGGTCTGCAATCTGGTGGCTGATCGCGGCCGCTGCCGCGGTAATCTCAACTGGAACGACAGCCCTCGAGGGACCAAACATATGCACCCGGCAGGACAC GTACACAGTTACGGTAAAAGTGTCCGAGCAAAAACCATATACCGTGAGGGAGAACACGTGGTGCTTCAGCTTCCCACCGAGATGTTCCAAATACAAAGTAGTCTACCGAACGGTCTACAAAGAACAG GAATTGACGAAACAAAGGCCCGTGGAGGAATGCTGCAAAGGCTACACGGAGACCACGAATGGCGATCGTTGCATTCCGGTCTGTTCCAAGGATTGCCGCCATGGTACTTGCATCGCGCCGGACGTCTGCAAGTGCGAGTCGGGATACGGCGGCCCGTTATGCGACTTCA GGTGCCCGTTGGGTAAATGGGGCAGAGATTGCGAGATGGATTGCAAGTGCCAGAACGGGGCCACGTGCGATCCGTTCGACGGCAAGTGCATGTGCACCAGGGGCTGGACCAGCGTGTACTGCGATCAAAAGTGTCCTGCTAATCGCTACGGGCAGGACTGCGCCGAGGAGTGCCGTTGCAGAAACGGTGGAAGCTGCCATCATATCTCCGGCGAATGTCATTGCGCCTCCGGTTACACCGGACCATT ATGCGACGACTTGTGTCCGGTGGGCAAGCACGGTGAGGAATGCAAGTCGGAATGCCGTTGCCAAAACGGCGGATCCTGCAACCCAATGACCGGCGAATGCTATTGCACATCCGGCTGGACG GGTTCGGTTTGTGCGAATCGCTGTCCAGAGCATTTCTGGGGCAAGAATTGCTCTCAGGTCTGTGATTGCTACAATGGAGCCGGTTGCAATCATATCACGGGCGAGTGCGAATGCAAACCGGGCTTCTACGGCGACAAA TGTCTGAAGATCTGTCCCGAGGGCACATTTGGACTGAATTGCAAAAAGAATTGCACCTGTGAAAACGGTGCCACGTGTAATCCCACTAACGGCACCTGTGTATGTAGTCCAGGTTGGGTGGGTAAAACATGTAGCCAACGTGCTTGCCAGTATGGTTTGTACGGTCCCAACTGTACGAAG GTTTGCGAGTGCGAAAACGATAATACAGAGCTCTGCCATCCCTGGACCGGGCAATGTTCTTGCAAAATGGGATGGGACGGCGAAACTTGTTCCAGGCCGTGCCCCTTCTATACATTCGGCAAGGGTTGTCAGAATCGCTGCAACTGCAAGAATAACGCGCAGTGTTCACCCATCGACGGCACTTGTATCTGCGCGGCCGGATATCGCGGAAAGGATTGCGGCGAGCTCTGCCCTGCGAACACCTTCGGTGAGGACTGCGCGCAAAAGTGCGCCTGCAAAAACGGTGCCACTTGCTCGCCTGAGAACGGACGGTGCAACTGCACGGCTG gGAACATGACTTGCGATCACGTTACTGGCGAGTACGTCTGCCGTCCGGGATATCTGGGTCTCACCTGTGAACACCCGTGTCCGCCCAATCGTTACGGACTAAACTGCGCGAATCACTGTCACTGTAGAAACGGCGGGGAATGTCATCACGTAACAG gtGTATGCCAGTGCCGACCTGGCTGGCAAGGCGAGTACTGTCAAACACCTTGCGCGGAGGGCACATACGGCGTGAATTGCACGCAGCATTGCAAGTGTCAAAACGGCGGTAAATGCAGATCCAACGATGGCCACTGTCGATGCCCGTCGGGATGGACCGGAACCAGATGTACTGAGA TTTGTCCCGAGGGATATTACGGTGATCACTGCATGGAGCCATGCGAATGTAAAAACGATTTCTTTATATGCCATCCAGCCGAAGGTTGTATTTGCAGACATGGATATGCAG gtGAGAATTGTGACGAGCAACTATTCTCTCGTAATATTCAAGAAAAGGAAGACGGAGGATACGGGCACATTGTAGGAGTCGTATTCGCAACTTTGATCATAGTTGGAGTTTTGTTAGCGGCGTGGATGTACCATCGTCGTAGAGTGGCTGATCTCAAGAGTGAGATAGCTCAAGTACAATATACGGCCGAGCCTGTATCTCCGCCAG AACGAAATCAATTCGACAATCCGGTGTATGCATATCAAGGTTCCTCGAAGTTCGACGATGGCACCACTACCTTGTTAAACAACTTCCAATTCCGGAATAATTTCCATAAGAACATAAACACCGAGAAGGCTAAATTCGGCTTAGGCAGCTGTACCGACGATGAAGACGACTGCAAAG GAGCGTATGGATTGCAATACGACCTGAAGAACAGGGATGCTGATATGGGAAATCCAAACTTGAATGTGTATCACAGCATCGACGAGAACGACGGGAAGAAAGTCGAGCACGTCTATGACGAGATCAAGCAGAACAACGAGTCGGAATACGACGAGCTGAATCAGCCGCGGCCGGTGAGCTGGAACATAAAGCCACACACGAGTCGGACAGCTAACGGCTTCCTGCCTAAATTATCATGTGACAATCCGGGACCTAGTAAAGCGATAGACAAGGATCCGGAGTTAGGTGAAACCTAA
- the LOC105201493 gene encoding protein draper isoform X1 encodes MGSAIWWLIAAAAAVISTGTTALEGPNICTRQDTYTVTVKVSEQKPYTVRENTWCFSFPPRCSKYKVVYRTVYKEQELTKQRPVEECCKGYTETTNGDRCIPVCSKDCRHGTCIAPDVCKCESGYGGPLCDFRCPLGKWGRDCEMDCKCQNGATCDPFDGKCMCTRGWTSVYCDQKCPANRYGQDCAEECRCRNGGSCHHISGECHCASGYTGPLCDDLCPVGKHGEECKSECRCQNGGSCNPMTGECYCTSGWTGSVCANRCPEHFWGKNCSQVCDCYNGAGCNHITGECECKPGFYGDKCLKICPEGTFGLNCKKNCTCENGATCNPTNGTCVCSPGWVGKTCSQRACQYGLYGPNCTKVCECENDNTELCHPWTGQCSCKMGWDGETCSRPCPFYTFGKGCQNRCNCKNNAQCSPIDGTCICAAGYRGKDCGELCPANTFGEDCAQKCACKNGATCSPENGRCNCTAGWVGVLCDRPCDDKSYGKDCEGKCKCFNNAACNPQNGTCTCAAGFTGTLCQDRCKKGFFGNGCNQTCDCAEENAVDCDSATGYCICKPEWRGIRCETKCPEGLYGKDCHSHCECMNNSSCDPTTGSCVCARGWEGPDCSRPCREEWYGLGCREKCPEKVNGNMTCDHVTGEYVCRPGYLGLTCEHPCPPNRYGLNCANHCHCRNGGECHHVTGVCQCRPGWQGEYCQTPCAEGTYGVNCTQHCKCQNGGKCRSNDGHCRCPSGWTGTRCTEICPEGYYGDHCMEPCECKNDFFICHPAEGCICRHGYAGENCDEQLFSRNIQEKEDGGYGHIVGVVFATLIIVGVLLAAWMYHRRRVADLKSEIAQVQYTAEPVSPPERNQFDNPVYAYQGSSKFDDGTTTLLNNFQFRNNFHKNINTEKAKFGLGSCTDDEDDCKGAYGLQYDLKNRDADMGNPNLNVYHSIDENDGKKVEHVYDEIKQNNESEYDELNQPRPVSWNIKPHTSRTANGFLPKLSCDNPGPSKAIDKDPELGET; translated from the exons ATGGGGTCTGCAATCTGGTGGCTGATCGCGGCCGCTGCCGCGGTAATCTCAACTGGAACGACAGCCCTCGAGGGACCAAACATATGCACCCGGCAGGACAC GTACACAGTTACGGTAAAAGTGTCCGAGCAAAAACCATATACCGTGAGGGAGAACACGTGGTGCTTCAGCTTCCCACCGAGATGTTCCAAATACAAAGTAGTCTACCGAACGGTCTACAAAGAACAG GAATTGACGAAACAAAGGCCCGTGGAGGAATGCTGCAAAGGCTACACGGAGACCACGAATGGCGATCGTTGCATTCCGGTCTGTTCCAAGGATTGCCGCCATGGTACTTGCATCGCGCCGGACGTCTGCAAGTGCGAGTCGGGATACGGCGGCCCGTTATGCGACTTCA GGTGCCCGTTGGGTAAATGGGGCAGAGATTGCGAGATGGATTGCAAGTGCCAGAACGGGGCCACGTGCGATCCGTTCGACGGCAAGTGCATGTGCACCAGGGGCTGGACCAGCGTGTACTGCGATCAAAAGTGTCCTGCTAATCGCTACGGGCAGGACTGCGCCGAGGAGTGCCGTTGCAGAAACGGTGGAAGCTGCCATCATATCTCCGGCGAATGTCATTGCGCCTCCGGTTACACCGGACCATT ATGCGACGACTTGTGTCCGGTGGGCAAGCACGGTGAGGAATGCAAGTCGGAATGCCGTTGCCAAAACGGCGGATCCTGCAACCCAATGACCGGCGAATGCTATTGCACATCCGGCTGGACG GGTTCGGTTTGTGCGAATCGCTGTCCAGAGCATTTCTGGGGCAAGAATTGCTCTCAGGTCTGTGATTGCTACAATGGAGCCGGTTGCAATCATATCACGGGCGAGTGCGAATGCAAACCGGGCTTCTACGGCGACAAA TGTCTGAAGATCTGTCCCGAGGGCACATTTGGACTGAATTGCAAAAAGAATTGCACCTGTGAAAACGGTGCCACGTGTAATCCCACTAACGGCACCTGTGTATGTAGTCCAGGTTGGGTGGGTAAAACATGTAGCCAACGTGCTTGCCAGTATGGTTTGTACGGTCCCAACTGTACGAAG GTTTGCGAGTGCGAAAACGATAATACAGAGCTCTGCCATCCCTGGACCGGGCAATGTTCTTGCAAAATGGGATGGGACGGCGAAACTTGTTCCAGGCCGTGCCCCTTCTATACATTCGGCAAGGGTTGTCAGAATCGCTGCAACTGCAAGAATAACGCGCAGTGTTCACCCATCGACGGCACTTGTATCTGCGCGGCCGGATATCGCGGAAAGGATTGCGGCGAGCTCTGCCCTGCGAACACCTTCGGTGAGGACTGCGCGCAAAAGTGCGCCTGCAAAAACGGTGCCACTTGCTCGCCTGAGAACGGACGGTGCAACTGCACGGCTG GATGGGTCGGCGTCTTGTGCGATCGTCCGTGCGACGATAAGTCCTATGGCAAGGACTGCGAGGGCAAGTGCAAATGTTTTAACAATGCGGCCTGCAACCCGCAAAATG GCACGTGCACGTGTGCGGCTGGCTTCACCGGCACACTGTGTCAGGATCGTTGTAAAAAGGGCTTCTTTGGAAACGGATGCAATCAGACTTGCGACTGTGCCGAGGAGAACGCCGTGGACTGTGACTCCGCTACCGGGTATTGCATCTGTAAGCCGGAATGGCGAG GAATACGATGCGAAACAAAGTGTCCGGAGGGTCTTTACGGGAAGGATTGTCACTCGCATTGCGAATGCATGAACAATAGTTCGTGTGATCCCACGACCGGAAGTTGCGTCTGCGCCAGAGGTTGGGAAGGCCCCGACTGCTCGCGACCTTGCAGAGAAGAATGGTACGGGCTGGGATGCAGAGAAAAGTGTCCAGAGAAAGTAAACG gGAACATGACTTGCGATCACGTTACTGGCGAGTACGTCTGCCGTCCGGGATATCTGGGTCTCACCTGTGAACACCCGTGTCCGCCCAATCGTTACGGACTAAACTGCGCGAATCACTGTCACTGTAGAAACGGCGGGGAATGTCATCACGTAACAG gtGTATGCCAGTGCCGACCTGGCTGGCAAGGCGAGTACTGTCAAACACCTTGCGCGGAGGGCACATACGGCGTGAATTGCACGCAGCATTGCAAGTGTCAAAACGGCGGTAAATGCAGATCCAACGATGGCCACTGTCGATGCCCGTCGGGATGGACCGGAACCAGATGTACTGAGA TTTGTCCCGAGGGATATTACGGTGATCACTGCATGGAGCCATGCGAATGTAAAAACGATTTCTTTATATGCCATCCAGCCGAAGGTTGTATTTGCAGACATGGATATGCAG gtGAGAATTGTGACGAGCAACTATTCTCTCGTAATATTCAAGAAAAGGAAGACGGAGGATACGGGCACATTGTAGGAGTCGTATTCGCAACTTTGATCATAGTTGGAGTTTTGTTAGCGGCGTGGATGTACCATCGTCGTAGAGTGGCTGATCTCAAGAGTGAGATAGCTCAAGTACAATATACGGCCGAGCCTGTATCTCCGCCAG AACGAAATCAATTCGACAATCCGGTGTATGCATATCAAGGTTCCTCGAAGTTCGACGATGGCACCACTACCTTGTTAAACAACTTCCAATTCCGGAATAATTTCCATAAGAACATAAACACCGAGAAGGCTAAATTCGGCTTAGGCAGCTGTACCGACGATGAAGACGACTGCAAAG GAGCGTATGGATTGCAATACGACCTGAAGAACAGGGATGCTGATATGGGAAATCCAAACTTGAATGTGTATCACAGCATCGACGAGAACGACGGGAAGAAAGTCGAGCACGTCTATGACGAGATCAAGCAGAACAACGAGTCGGAATACGACGAGCTGAATCAGCCGCGGCCGGTGAGCTGGAACATAAAGCCACACACGAGTCGGACAGCTAACGGCTTCCTGCCTAAATTATCATGTGACAATCCGGGACCTAGTAAAGCGATAGACAAGGATCCGGAGTTAGGTGAAACCTAA